The nucleotide sequence TTTTCAGCACCACCTAATAAAGGCACAAGCTGGTGAGCAACTTTTTCAATATTCATCATAGCCTCTTCATTCTTTTTTATTTATGTAGCGAGTATTTAGTTTAATTGAAAACTAAACCGGTTTAGCTAGCTAATTGGATTAAATAAAAATCAATTCAAGATAGCAATAAAAACTCAGGTAAAGGTCTCTTAATTGTGATCTTAATTACAAAAAAGCACGTTTATTAATCACATTTTGACTCTTTTAAATAATTAAAAACAACGAAAAGCTAAACTGATTTTAATTTTTGTTTAGCTAAATAGGTTAATTGGTTATTAGATAATTAAGTATGAATAAAAATGACCATTGAATTAACAAAATCATATAGATATAAACAAGTAAGCAGGCTTAATAAATGTTACTGATAACATCCAAACACTTAATTAATCGTTATATATTTATTTATATAATGGTTGTTAATCAAATGATTAAATATAACCAATACAAAAACTTAAGATAACCTTAAAAACTTGTAACGCTTGTAATAAATCACTTTTCTTTGATGTAAAGCAACTACAACTTTCAGGAAATACGTAGTATCCACATTAACAGTTGGGTTTTATTGCCTACGTTAAAGTGCTTATTTTTTAACAACAATAACAATAATTATTTCTTTATAAGCTTATTAGCTGCTGTTTTTTCTTAAAATTTTAATAATCAAGTGAGTAATGTATGAAAAACATCAAAGAGATGGCGTTACTTTCCACTCCCTTATCTCGCCGTCGTTTTGTAAAAACAGGTGCAGCGGGTGGTTTAGCGATAACCGCAGGTGGATTATCACTCCCCTTTCATCAAGCCATTGCCTCGGAAACAAAACCAACAACTAATAGCGAAAAAGTCGTGTGGAGCGCATGTACTGTAAACTGCGGTAGTCGTTGCCCATTACGTATGCATGTGGTTGATGGTGAAATTAAATACGTTGAAACCGACAACACGGGCAATGATGTCTATGAAGAATTACATCAAGTTCGTGCCTGTTTACGTGGTCGTTCTATGCGTCGCCGTGTTTACAACCCAGACCGTTTACGTTATCCAATGAAACGTGTAGGTAAACGTGGTGAAGGTAAATTTGAACGTATTTCATGGGATGAAGCGTTTGATACTATTTCAGATACCATGAAACGTTTAATCAAAGATTATGGTAATGAATCTATTTATCTAAACTACGGCACAGGAACATTAGGTGGCACCATGACGAAGTCTTGGCCACCAGGTGCAACATTAATTGCACGTTTAATGAATTGTTGTGGCGGTTATCTGAATCATTATGGTGACTATAGTACGGCGCAAATCGCAGCGGGCTTAAATTATACTTATGGTGGTTGGGCAGATGGTAATAGCCCTTCAGATATTGAAAACACTAAACTTGTCGTGATGTTCGGTAATAATCCAGGTGAAACCCGTATGAGTGGTGGCGGTGTCACCTATTACGTTGAACAAGCTCGTGAAAAATCTGATGCACGAATGATTATCATCGATCCACGCTATACCGATACGGGTGCTGGTCGTGAAGATGAATGGATCCCAATTCGTCCGGGAACAGATGCTGCATTAGTTAATGCATTAGCCTACGTCATGATCAAAGAAGACTTAGTTGATAAGCCTTTCTTAGATAAATATTGTGTTGGTTACGATGAAACCACTATGCCAGAGGGTGCGCCAAAAAATGGCCACTATAAAGCCTATATTTTAGGTAATGGTGCAGATGGTCAGCCAAAAACGCCTGAGTGGGCGGCGCAGATCACTGGTATTCCTGCTTCACGCATTGTTAAATTAGCCCGTGAAATCGCAACAGCGAAACCTGCTTATATTACACAAGGCTGGGGTCCTCAACGTCGTTCTAACGGTGAGCTTGCTTCTCGTGCTATCGCAATGCTCTCTATTTTAACGGGTAATGTGGGAATTAACGGCGGTAATACTGGCGCTCGTGAAGGCTCTTACAGTATTCCTTTTGTTCGTATGCCAACCTTTACTAACCCTGTTACCACCAGCATTTCTATGTTTATGTGGACGGATGCCATTTTACGTGGTCCAGAAATGACGGCAACCCGTGACGGTGTTCGTGGTAAAGACAAACTTGATGTACCAATCAAAATGGTATGGAACTACGCGGGCAACTGCTTAGTAAACCAACATTCTGAAATCAATCGTACTCATGACATTTTGCAAGACGATAAAAAATGCGAAATGATTGTGGTGATCGATAACCATATGACAGCATCTGCTAAATATGCCGACATTCTACTTCCTGATTGCACAGCATCAGAACAAATGGATTTCTGTATGGATGCATCAGCAGGTAATATGGCTTATGTCATTTTCGCTGATCAGGCAATCAAACCTCGCTTTGAAAGCCGTAATATCTATGAAATGACAAGCGAAATTGCAAAACGCATGGGTGTGGGTGAAAAATTCACTGAAAACCGAACACAAGAAGAGTGGCTACGTCACCTTTATGAGCAATCTCGTCAAAACTTACCTGAACTGCCGACTTTTGAAGAATTCCGTGCTCAAGGTATCTTCAAAAAACGCGATCCTGAAGGTCATCACGTTGCTTATCGCAAATTCCGTGAAGATCCTGAAAACAACCCATTAACAACGCCATCAGGTAAAATTGAGATTTATTCTTCCCAACTTGCCGACATTAAAGCAACATGGGAACTCGCGTCTGACGATGTAATTGATCCACTGCCTATCTACTCTGCTGGCTTTGAAAGCTATGGCGATCCAGCAATGGAAAAATATCCATTACAAATGACAGGATTCCACTATAAATCACGCACCCACTCAACGTATGGCAACGTTGATGTCTTAAAGGCAGCTTGCCCTCAAGAAATATGGATCAACCCTGTTGATGCTACTAAACGCGGTATCAAACACGGTGATTTAGTGCGTATTTATAACGATCGTGGTGAAGTTCGGATCAATGCGAAAGTCACACCTCGTATTTTACCGGGCGTGGTCGGCTTAAGCGAAGGTGCTTGGTATAACCCAGACAGTAATCGAATTGATCACGCAGGTAGTATTAACGTGTTAACGACACAACGCCCTTCACCTCTCGCTAAGGGTAATCCTTCTCACAGTAATCTTGTTGAAGTCGTCAAGGCGTAAGGAGTCTGGTTATGTCAACGCAATATGGTTTTTATATTGATTCAAGTCGTTGCACCGGCTGCAAAACCTGTGAACTGGCGTGCAAGGATTTTAAAAATTTATCCCCTGAAGTGAATTTCCGCCGTATTTATGAATATGCGGGTGGTGATTGGACTGAGCAAGATGGCGTTTATACACAAAACGTGTTTGCTTATTACCTATCTATTTCGTGTAACCACTGTGACGATCCAGCTTGTGCCAAAGTTTGCCCAAGTGGCGCGATGCATAAACGTGAAGACGGCTTTGTTGTTGTTAATGAAGATATTTGTATCGGTTGTCGTTATTGTCATATGGCTTGCCCTTACGGCGCACCGCAATTTGATGAAGTCAAAGGTCATATGACCAAATGTGATGGTTGCTATGAACGTGTAGCTGAAGGCAAAAAACCTATTTGTGTCGAATCTTGTCCACTGCGTGCATTAGATATGGCACCTATTGAAGAGTTACGCGCTAAATATGGTGATTTAGCTGAAATTGCACCACTTCCTTCAGCAAAATACACCAAACCAAATATTGTCCTTAAATTAAATGCCAATAGCCGTCCTGTGGGTGATACCACTGGTCATCTGGCAAACCCAGAGGAGGTGTAAGATGGTGGGATTGCATGAATGGCCACTAATGTTTTTTACTGTTATCGGCCAAAGTGTTGCGGGTGCCTTTATTATTATGGGGTGCGCTATCCTTTCGGGTAAGCTTTCCGCAGAAATGAACCGAAAAGTGCATTACAGCATGTTTGGACTCTGGGCATTAATGGGTATTGGCTTCTTATTATCCATGATGCATATGGGAACCCCATTACGCGCATTTAACTCATTACTTCGTTTGGGTCACTCATCATTAAGTAATGAAATTGCTAGCGGTTCTATTTTCTTTGCACTGGGTGGTATTTACTGGTTACTGGCTGTATTTAATAAAATGCCTGCTGTATTAGGCAAATTATGGGTCGCACTGGTTATGGTATTAGCTGCATTATTTATTACGGCTATCTCTCGTGTATACCAAATTGATACTGTTCCGACTTGGTATAACAGCTATACCACATTTAATTTTGTGCTAACAGCCTTTATCGGTGGCCCTATTTTAGCGGCACTCTTAATGCGTATTGCAGGTTTTAATCTAAACTGTGTCAGTGCATTGCCATTACTCAGTGTTATCGCCATTCTTGTGAGTGCTATTGTGGCAACATCACAAGGTTTTGAATTAGGTTCTATTCAAACCTCTGTGCAAAAAGCGGTGGATTTAGTCCCTAACTATGGTGCTTTGATGGGTATTAAATTAGTGGCTTTAGTCTTAGGCTTGAGTTGTTGGATTGCCCCACTGTTACGTAAAAATAACCCTTCGATTGCTTTGTTAGCATTGGGCTTTATTTTAGTGTTTGCTGGTGAGTTTATAGGACGCGGTGTGTTCTATGGTTTACATATGACTGTCGGCATGGCAGTAGTGGGTTAATTAATTTCTCACCCTGCTAAACCGCTGTAATAGTTAAAAAGCACACTCTTTTTATCTGTTATGGCGGTTTTCCTTTTATATTACGGTATCGCTCTTTTTTAATCTTCGTCATTATGTTTAGATAGAAAATCGCATATAGTATAGACAATAAATCTAAGCGGATTATAAAAATATTATGGAACAACAACTTATTACTGATATTTCTCTTACGGCCCGTATTTTAGGCGCGGCTTTTTATTATGCACCTACTGAGAAAAGTGACATTGTCGAGCTGCTGTCTAGTCAAAAGTGGGTTGAAGAATGGCCTTATGGCAGTGATGAAGAAAAGCAACGCATTGCTAGCCTTCTTTCACAAACGGCATTAGCGGAAGAAACTTTAGCACAGGCATATCAACGTTTATTTGTTGGCCCTTACGCACTGCCGGCGCCACCTTGGGGCTCTGTTTACCTTGATCATGAAAATGTATTATTCGGTAATTCAACATTAGATCTACGTGAATGGATGCTAGAAAATGGCATTGATATTGCGTTAACTCAAAACGATCCGGAAGATCATTTTGGTTTAATGGTGATGATGGTGGCATGGATTGCAGAAACTCGCCCTGAAAAACTAAATGAGCTATTAGCAGAACACCTTCTGCCATGGGCTTATCGTTATTTAGAGAAGCTATCTCTGCAAGGCGCATTCCCATATTATGAAGGTTTAGCCATGCTGGCGACATTAACATTAAAAAACTGGCAATCTTTGTTAAATGTCAGCCCTGCTGAAAAGCAATTGTTTTGTTAGTGACAAAATAACGTTATTAATAGACCAGCCTTAATGGCTGGTTTTTTTATAATATTACTTCAAATTATAGTTAAATTCATATTGACCTAATATATTCTCTTGGATAAACCCTATATTAATCATTTTTTCGATTATCATTTTTTTAACGTCGTTATTTTCCAAAAGAATGGAAGTAAAAATATCTTTATTAGAAATAATTTCAACTATATTAATTAGTTCTGAAAACTCATCTTTTCCATCTAACTCATTAAGTAATTCAATATAAGTTTTGAGTTTTGGAACTGCTTTTTTAAACTCATTTTCCATTTTTTTTGATATATGAGTATTAATATAATTATCTATAAAAGAATCAAAATTAACACCTTGTTTTTCTTTTAAATTTCTAAGATCATTTGTAATAACATCAAGAGCATTTGAATAAGCTCTACCGTAAACAACACTAAAATTAAAAGAGTTATAACCCGATAGTTTTTGACATAAATAAAATAATGTATTTAAGCTATATCTTTTTTTATCTTTAAGATGAGACATAGCATAGAGTACAATTAAATGTTCTATATTTAATAGAGTTTTATCTTTAGAACCTATATTTTTTGTTATTGGTGCATATAATAAAATATCAACATTTTCTAAATCTGAAAATATATTTATAATGAGTTCTTCTACTCTATTCCAATCCAATCCGCCATTGCCACAACCTAATGGTGGTAATGCTATTGAATTAATTTCTCTTTTTATTATTTCTTCTTTTAAAGTTAACAGCCCTTTTTCGATATATTCATATTGTGATTTTTTGCGCCATTCGTCTTTTGTAGGAAAATTAACAATTAATTTTCCTTTTTCACTAGTAATAAGAATATTGCCAATCTTAAATCTATTTTCATCACAAGCGGTTTTATAATTTATAAAATTTTTCGGGAATTTTTCTTTGAATTGATAGGCAATGCCTTTACCCATTACACCTTGGCAGTTAACCGCATTAACTAATGCGGTTGTATTCGATTCAAAAATATCACCAGAAGAATATATAATCATTTTTTTACGCAGAAATGTTCCATAATATTGACATGTATATTTAACTTATTTTTTCTCAACAAGTCTCTCACAACACCTTCCATAATAGCATCTTTTACATAAATATTGAAAAAAGAACTTGCAAGAACAGTGTCAGGGGAAAGACACTCAGCCATACAAACAAGTTTACACGTTGTATCTTTATAATCTCTTTTATCTAATAACTCCCAATTTATGGCTTCCATACCTTCATCATAGCTCATTATATCCACTCCCTCTGACGCTAAAGGATGTGCCGGAATTATTTTCCAATTATTATTTTTAGCTAAATTACGGTGAACAGTTATAACGCAAAAATCAAGATGTTTATTGTCAACCAATACGCGACCATCAAATGGATTACCAGCAAAAAAGTGGAATGGCACCATTTGTTCAAGTGTTTTTGCCTCTCTACCTTGTATTATATTGCCATCAGCTACATCAATAAAACCATCACGCAGTGAAGCTCTTGAGCGCAATCCTGTTTCTAGGATATTTGGTAAATTATCTAGACATGTCAAATGGTAAAGCAAGGCTTTGTCGCGAATAGAAGTATTTTCAGACATAATAACTCTTTATATAATGGAATAATGAACTTAAATAATTCTTTATTTTATTGAAAATAAAGTCGAGGGCGAAACAATGCATTATAAAAATAATATTGTCATATTAATTAATCTAATTACATTTATATTAATTCAAGTTGTTAATTATCCATTATTTTATATTAAATGAATTATCAAAGTTTATTTGTAATAATTTCTTTCTTATATCATTGTTATGCCCCCCCATTTTTATACTTTTTTTACACTTATCACTGCTCTTTTATCAACATCTTTACAGCCCATTCAGTACGCTCACTCAATCTAAATAGTAAAAGGATTGTTCTGATGCTGATATTCGGTGCTGTGACGTTAGTTGTTTTGCTCACTGCTTATCTTATCTATGTGTTATTTAACGCAGAGGCATTTTAAAAATGGCAACAACGATGTTGATATATCTTGCTATTTTTCTGATCACATTATTAGTGATAGGGAAAATGCTTGGGCATTATTTAGCTCGCCTTATCGAAGGTGACTTACCTCATTGGGTTACTCAAACCGAACATGTTATTTGGCGTTGTTGTGGTTTTAAGCCCGCAGGAAAAACAATCCAGCCGATGAGCTGGTATCACTATATGCTTGCCCTACTTATTTTTAACTTAATGGGCGCAATTCTATTATTTGTCATACTGCTTAACCAAGGCTATTTACCGTTAAATCCTCAATTTGCATCTAATATGAATTGGGATTTAGCGTTAAATACCACAATTAGCTTTATCACTAATACTAATTGGCAAGCTTACAGTGGTGAAACCGCAGTGAGTTATTTAAGCCAAATGA is from Proteus columbae and encodes:
- a CDS encoding macro domain-containing protein, coding for MIIYSSGDIFESNTTALVNAVNCQGVMGKGIAYQFKEKFPKNFINYKTACDENRFKIGNILITSEKGKLIVNFPTKDEWRKKSQYEYIEKGLLTLKEEIIKREINSIALPPLGCGNGGLDWNRVEELIINIFSDLENVDILLYAPITKNIGSKDKTLLNIEHLIVLYAMSHLKDKKRYSLNTLFYLCQKLSGYNSFNFSVVYGRAYSNALDVITNDLRNLKEKQGVNFDSFIDNYINTHISKKMENEFKKAVPKLKTYIELLNELDGKDEFSELINIVEIISNKDIFTSILLENNDVKKMIIEKMINIGFIQENILGQYEFNYNLK
- the dmsA gene encoding dimethylsulfoxide reductase subunit A produces the protein MKNIKEMALLSTPLSRRRFVKTGAAGGLAITAGGLSLPFHQAIASETKPTTNSEKVVWSACTVNCGSRCPLRMHVVDGEIKYVETDNTGNDVYEELHQVRACLRGRSMRRRVYNPDRLRYPMKRVGKRGEGKFERISWDEAFDTISDTMKRLIKDYGNESIYLNYGTGTLGGTMTKSWPPGATLIARLMNCCGGYLNHYGDYSTAQIAAGLNYTYGGWADGNSPSDIENTKLVVMFGNNPGETRMSGGGVTYYVEQAREKSDARMIIIDPRYTDTGAGREDEWIPIRPGTDAALVNALAYVMIKEDLVDKPFLDKYCVGYDETTMPEGAPKNGHYKAYILGNGADGQPKTPEWAAQITGIPASRIVKLAREIATAKPAYITQGWGPQRRSNGELASRAIAMLSILTGNVGINGGNTGAREGSYSIPFVRMPTFTNPVTTSISMFMWTDAILRGPEMTATRDGVRGKDKLDVPIKMVWNYAGNCLVNQHSEINRTHDILQDDKKCEMIVVIDNHMTASAKYADILLPDCTASEQMDFCMDASAGNMAYVIFADQAIKPRFESRNIYEMTSEIAKRMGVGEKFTENRTQEEWLRHLYEQSRQNLPELPTFEEFRAQGIFKKRDPEGHHVAYRKFREDPENNPLTTPSGKIEIYSSQLADIKATWELASDDVIDPLPIYSAGFESYGDPAMEKYPLQMTGFHYKSRTHSTYGNVDVLKAACPQEIWINPVDATKRGIKHGDLVRIYNDRGEVRINAKVTPRILPGVVGLSEGAWYNPDSNRIDHAGSINVLTTQRPSPLAKGNPSHSNLVEVVKA
- a CDS encoding DmsC/YnfH family molybdoenzyme membrane anchor subunit, giving the protein MVGLHEWPLMFFTVIGQSVAGAFIIMGCAILSGKLSAEMNRKVHYSMFGLWALMGIGFLLSMMHMGTPLRAFNSLLRLGHSSLSNEIASGSIFFALGGIYWLLAVFNKMPAVLGKLWVALVMVLAALFITAISRVYQIDTVPTWYNSYTTFNFVLTAFIGGPILAALLMRIAGFNLNCVSALPLLSVIAILVSAIVATSQGFELGSIQTSVQKAVDLVPNYGALMGIKLVALVLGLSCWIAPLLRKNNPSIALLALGFILVFAGEFIGRGVFYGLHMTVGMAVVG
- the dmsD gene encoding Tat proofreading chaperone DmsD, whose amino-acid sequence is MEQQLITDISLTARILGAAFYYAPTEKSDIVELLSSQKWVEEWPYGSDEEKQRIASLLSQTALAEETLAQAYQRLFVGPYALPAPPWGSVYLDHENVLFGNSTLDLREWMLENGIDIALTQNDPEDHFGLMVMMVAWIAETRPEKLNELLAEHLLPWAYRYLEKLSLQGAFPYYEGLAMLATLTLKNWQSLLNVSPAEKQLFC
- a CDS encoding DarT ssDNA thymidine ADP-ribosyltransferase family protein → MSENTSIRDKALLYHLTCLDNLPNILETGLRSRASLRDGFIDVADGNIIQGREAKTLEQMVPFHFFAGNPFDGRVLVDNKHLDFCVITVHRNLAKNNNWKIIPAHPLASEGVDIMSYDEGMEAINWELLDKRDYKDTTCKLVCMAECLSPDTVLASSFFNIYVKDAIMEGVVRDLLRKNKLNIHVNIMEHFCVKK
- a CDS encoding DMSO/selenate family reductase complex B subunit, which encodes MSTQYGFYIDSSRCTGCKTCELACKDFKNLSPEVNFRRIYEYAGGDWTEQDGVYTQNVFAYYLSISCNHCDDPACAKVCPSGAMHKREDGFVVVNEDICIGCRYCHMACPYGAPQFDEVKGHMTKCDGCYERVAEGKKPICVESCPLRALDMAPIEELRAKYGDLAEIAPLPSAKYTKPNIVLKLNANSRPVGDTTGHLANPEEV